In the Ricinus communis isolate WT05 ecotype wild-type chromosome 3, ASM1957865v1, whole genome shotgun sequence genome, tCCAGTGAGAATTCATGCTTAATGAGGGATGGCAGTTCTCTCTATTGCCAGACATTTTAACTTCTcaaagttatatttcttttacagAAAAACTTCTTGTCTTGCTGCGAGATGGCCGTAAGCTCTTGGGGATACTACGATCTTTTGACcaatttggtatttttgtgattattcctatatattttgtttttttccgATTACTCTTGATTTTCATACCTTGTTTTGAACCTTAATTGCTAATAGCAATTCTCTTCCTGTACAGCCAATGTTGTTCTTGAAGGTGCATGTGAACGAGTTATTGTAGGAGATCTTTATTGTGACATCCTCTTAGGTCTATATGTAATTCGTGGAGAGAATGTTGTTTTAATTGGAGAACTGGTATTATTTTCAATCCAGTCCcatatgatatattttaattactgTCTAtcatttcataaatattttatctttttttttttcaatgtCATAGGACTTGGAGAAGGAGGAGCTTCCCTCACATATGACCTGTGTCTCGGAAGCAGAGATTAAAAGGGTAAGTGCTGTGAGTAGTCAGTTAATGCTGCAATTCAACATTTCAATTGGCCGATACTTTTCCTCTGGCACTTTTATTTTGCGGAAGTGAATGGATTATACCAATGTCAGTTGGCGTGCAGTTGTACTAGAATAATCCTGTCAGGAGTGGTGAGGGAACATTCTGGTTTGATGCTCTAATATCTTAGATTTATATGGTTGTTAGAATCTGCATGGTTTGAgacttttttataatttgggCCGTTgtagaaaattaaacaaatccAAGTATAACTTTATAGCCTGTTGCTATCTATGAAACATTTTGATCCAGCAGTGTAATTTagaattagtttaatttagaatttaaagcTCGGTTCTAtttctttgaactttgatcTTACCAAATTCCTAACAACCGGAGAGGAAAACAATTGGAAATTTCACAATTATTTGGGCAGTTGTGGAGATCTTGTTGGTTAGTTAAGAGTCCAAATCCTTTCCCAAGCTAAGTCTTAAATTTCTGGCTTGTCGGAAAGTATCAGGGAATTGCCATGTTAATTAGGACACAACTGATAGAGTGTACTGGGATGGAACAGGAATTGAAGCATATCGAGGCAGTTAATATCCTGGCAATTGTTGAATAGGAAAGTAATACAATCATGCATGACAAAGTATTTAAATGGTTATTTTGG is a window encoding:
- the LOC8281150 gene encoding sm-like protein LSM1B → MSWAGPDDIFLSTSLATYLDKKLLVLLRDGRKLLGILRSFDQFANVVLEGACERVIVGDLYCDILLGLYVIRGENVVLIGELDLEKEELPSHMTCVSEAEIKRAQKAEREATDLKGSMRKRMEFLDFD